The Calliphora vicina chromosome 3, idCalVici1.1, whole genome shotgun sequence genome contains a region encoding:
- the LOC135955178 gene encoding lectin subunit alpha-like → MSPTFYLYLTLVFLLLFKVNQISSYGRMYTADSTNKYYIENDQKYTWIEALAKCRKMNMSLLTIDTVTKSNEINQLVQHIFSKKVTLWVGGFRMRHPTHHFVWVETGKPFTYTYWEGKNPDFKGQNEYCIDIGWGNKMEWNDDSCNFETGFVCEPNHQLLENERLQQQFHQEVDKQQKLHTQVLETEKREKMLLQELESVKNDVKQKEEFWNQRTTLQLEEMKNKKYGDINFHFHQDRCN, encoded by the exons atgagtcctacattttatttatatttaactttagtatttttattgctatttaaAGTAAATCAAATTTCCTCCTATGGACGTATGTATACAGCAGATagcacaaataaatattatatcgAAAATGATCAAAAG TACACCTGGATTGAGGCCCTTGCCAAATGCCGGAAAATGAACATGAGTCTTTTAACAATTGACACAGTTACTAAatccaatgaaataaatcaacTGGTACAGCACATATTCAGCAAAAAAGTAACACTTTGGGTGGGCGGCTTTAGGATGCGCCATCCCACTCATCATTTCGTTTGGGTAGAAACCGGTAAACCATTCACTTACACCTACTGGGAAGGCAAAAATCCCGACTTTAAAGGTCAAAACGAATACTGTATAGATATTGGTTGGGGCAACAAAATGGAATGGAATGATGATTCTTGTAATTTTGAGACTGGTTTTGTGTGTGAGCCCAATCATCAACTTTTGGAAAATGAAAGATTGCAACAGCAATTTCATCAGGAAGTGGACAAGCAACAAAAGCTGCACACGCAAGTGCTAGAGACAGAAAAGCGTGAGAAAATGTTGCTGCAAGAATTGGAGAGTGTAAAGAATGATGTGAAGCAAAAGGAAGAGTTCTGGAACCAGAGGACTACGCTACAACTTGAagagatgaaaaataaaaaatatggtgacattaattttcattttcatcaaGATCGATGCAATTAA
- the Atac1 gene encoding ZZ-type zinc finger-containing protein 3: MESDGESVAEGNLFYFESDHLALRGNQDYTNMLRTIAVLEAQKIRAQQHIEELALAKKRYLEEPELFLAKIKNNEEIISPNYMTIATIPEIGHYDDMPAEEVKVKEEDNIGGSTDNKSDVQVNRGRVMDDTKPETFNQLWTVEEQKRLEELLIKFPEERIEMHRFNKIAKALGNRTARQVSSRVQKYFQKLHSAGMPIPGRIPKNRRVGHAKSKHYYRPSTFFPSHNVPVHMPEDDFFLHDLHMPAAETSANENVRSNSLDTLSDLKTEPITSEIQQQIVNLLKIIKQEKLNTPEGYNPDPMAAKCESCQFAAVSRLRWRCNTCYCSLNMCADCLVYQLVQHKFDHFSHDVVAETEM; encoded by the exons ATGGAAAGTGATGGCGAAAGTGTAGCAGAGgggaatttattttatttcgaaaGCGATCATTTGGCTTTAAGAGGCAATCAGGACTATACGAATATGTTGCGCACCATTGCAGTTTTAGAGGCGCAAAAAATCCGGGCACAGCAGCATATCGAGGAATTGGCTTTAGCCAAAAAGCGTTACCTGGAGGAGCCGGAGCTGTTTTTGGCTAAAATTAAGAACAATGAAGAAATAATAAGTCCAAATTATATGACCATAGCAACG ATACCCGAAATAGGCCATTATGATGATATGCCGGCGGAAGAAGTAAAGGTGAAAGAAGAAGACAACATTGGTGGCTCAACAGATAATAAAAGTGATGTGCAAGTTAATAGAGGCCGCGTTATGGATGACACCAAACCAGAGACATTTAATCAACTCTGGACGGTGGAAGAACAAAAACGTCTCGAAGAGCTGCTTATCAAGTTTCCCGAAGAACGCATTGAAATGCATAGATTCAATAAAATAGCCAAAGCTTTGGGTAATCGTACCGCACGCCAAGTTTCCAGCAGAGTACAAAAGTACTTTCAAAAACTACACAGCGCTGGTATGCCCATACCAGGACGTATACCTAAAAATAGACGTGTGGGTCATGCTAAATCGAAACACTATTATCGCCCTTCCACATTTTTTCCATCGCATAATGTTCCTGTTCACATGCCAGAAGATGATTTCTTTTTGCATGACTTACACATGCCTGCCGCTGAGACTAGCGCAAACGAAAATGTTCGCTCTAACTCTTTAGACACTTTAAGTGACCTTAAAACAGAACCTATTACCTCTgagatacaacaacaaattgttaatttattaaaaattatcaaacagGAAAAACTTAACACCCCCGAGGGTTATAATCCAGATCCCATGGCTGCCAAATGTGAATCCTGTCAATTTGCTGCTGTCTCTCGTTTACGCTGGCGTTGTAATACCTGTTATTGTTCACTGAATATGTGTGCAGACTGTTTGGTTTATCAGCTGGTGCAGCATAAGTTTGATCACTTTTCGCATGATGTAGTGGCCGAAACTGAAATGTGA